The following proteins are co-located in the Nonlabens ponticola genome:
- a CDS encoding DUF3095 family protein — translation MEDTRYFYSSLKTKYAPIRKILRKPQNFTAVPHDWHVVVADVAQSTRAVQKGMHNEVNLAATGSVVTVINTVKSQLRNHEIPYFFGGDGVTFLIPADVHARVMSALYNYKSHVKNNLKLNLRIGSIKVQKVYDERHLLRIAKAKINSYLTIPIVLGNGLKYAESLIKAEFKQESIFENNSPAIDLTGMECRWDEISPRDQKHKVVCLLVNCEDQSKQAEIYADIMDIIFLLFGSLERRQPINTNRLKLKATISKIKKEMIARIGKSKLDYLLKHWLITYFGTFYFTYFKEGKEYLNKVSQLSDTIMFDGSLNTVMEGDAGQIEALTNYLDLLEREGKIVYGIHSTHASVMSCYVQDRKDNHIHFVDGTEGGYTSAAVIFKNKMAQVREMETQV, via the coding sequence ATGGAAGACACACGTTATTTTTATTCTTCTTTGAAGACAAAATATGCGCCTATACGTAAGATTTTACGTAAGCCGCAGAATTTTACCGCGGTACCACATGACTGGCATGTGGTAGTAGCAGACGTTGCGCAAAGCACGCGTGCGGTTCAAAAAGGCATGCATAATGAGGTCAATCTGGCAGCGACCGGTAGCGTTGTGACGGTGATCAACACGGTCAAGAGTCAATTGCGCAATCATGAGATTCCGTATTTTTTTGGCGGTGATGGCGTGACCTTTTTGATTCCTGCAGATGTGCATGCACGCGTCATGTCTGCCTTATACAATTATAAGTCTCACGTCAAGAACAATCTCAAACTAAACTTGCGCATAGGTAGTATCAAGGTGCAAAAGGTGTACGATGAGCGTCATTTATTGAGAATTGCCAAGGCAAAGATCAACAGTTATTTGACCATACCTATCGTTTTGGGCAACGGCTTGAAATATGCAGAGAGTTTGATAAAGGCAGAATTTAAGCAGGAATCTATTTTTGAAAATAATTCGCCTGCAATCGACCTTACTGGTATGGAATGCCGTTGGGATGAGATATCGCCACGTGACCAGAAACATAAGGTGGTTTGCCTGCTAGTTAATTGTGAGGATCAATCAAAACAAGCCGAGATCTATGCCGATATCATGGATATTATATTCCTGCTATTTGGTTCACTAGAGCGCAGGCAGCCCATCAATACCAACCGTCTGAAACTGAAAGCAACCATTTCCAAAATCAAGAAAGAAATGATTGCGCGCATAGGTAAGAGCAAGCTGGACTATTTATTGAAACACTGGTTGATCACCTATTTTGGCACGTTCTATTTCACCTATTTCAAGGAAGGCAAGGAATACCTAAATAAAGTGAGCCAATTGTCTGACACCATCATGTTTGATGGTTCCCTTAATACAGTTATGGAAGGTGATGCTGGACAAATCGAGGCGTTGACAAATTATCTAGACCTGCTGGAACGTGAAGGAAAGATCGTTTATGGCATCCATAGCACGCACGCATCCGTGATGAGTTGTTATGTGCAAGACAGAAAGGATAATCATATCCACTTTGTAGATGGA
- a CDS encoding ligase-associated DNA damage response DEXH box helicase, whose translation MTKKELFHIAESYFQQQGWTSFPFQKKTWEALLAGKHGLLNAPTGSGKTYALWVAIVLKYIKENPDYKKKPKKGLKAIWITPLRSLSQEISQASQRFVDGIGLPFTVGIRSGDTSTKERAAQMRSMPDLLITTPESLHLMLGSKDHERIFRDCSTIVVDEWHELLGTKRGVQMELGVSRLLGLNPQIKIWGISATIGNLEQARQVLLGVDESRFRESVLIKANLKKDITVQSIIPESMDKFPWRGHLGLHLLKNVVEIINSSRSTLIFTNTRAQCELWFQSLMSKHPEFAGEVAMHHGSINKETRVWVENAIRNESLKACVCTSSLDLGVDFAPVETIIQVGGPKGVARFLQRAGRSGHRPGETSMIHFLPTHALELIEASALQKAVSSQAVEDRLPYLLCYDVLIQYLCTLAVSGGFYPDNIFPEVKNTFCYASITDEEWKWCLNFIVYGSASLQSYDEYKKVSIDDDGRYYIDSKAIAMRHRLQMGTIVGATTVTVKYQTGGYIGSVEEYFISKLDRGDVFVFAGRTLEFIRLKGMVAQVRNSTKKTNTVSNWQGSRLPLSAQLGELLRDEMENFQTGKKRTPEVKALKEIIQRQQLESIVPQKHQFLIETFKTREGYHAVFYPFEGRFVHEAMSGIIAYRISLLKPITFSIAFNDYGFELLSDQPFDMQEVLDNDLLTPDMLTEDLQSSMNATEMARRKFRDIAVISGLVFTGYPNKAIKTAHLQNSSQLLFEVFRDNEPDNLLFKQAYTETFEQAIEEYRLREALVRIQNQEIVWKACEKPTPFSFPIITDRLREKLSSEKLADRIKRMQLKWE comes from the coding sequence ATGACAAAAAAAGAACTCTTCCATATAGCCGAAAGTTATTTCCAGCAGCAAGGCTGGACGAGTTTTCCGTTTCAGAAAAAGACATGGGAAGCGTTGTTGGCTGGTAAGCACGGGCTGCTCAACGCACCAACGGGTAGTGGTAAAACTTATGCGCTCTGGGTGGCGATTGTTCTTAAATACATCAAGGAAAATCCTGACTACAAGAAGAAGCCCAAAAAAGGTCTCAAGGCTATTTGGATCACACCTTTGCGCTCGCTTTCTCAGGAAATATCGCAAGCATCCCAGCGATTTGTGGATGGTATCGGCCTACCATTTACAGTAGGCATACGCAGTGGCGACACTTCAACAAAAGAACGCGCCGCACAGATGCGATCCATGCCTGATTTACTGATCACCACACCAGAGAGTCTGCATCTCATGCTGGGTTCCAAAGATCATGAGCGCATCTTCAGGGATTGCAGCACCATAGTGGTAGACGAGTGGCATGAACTGCTAGGAACCAAACGCGGCGTGCAAATGGAATTGGGCGTTTCGCGACTTTTGGGACTTAATCCGCAGATCAAGATTTGGGGTATTAGTGCGACCATCGGTAATCTAGAGCAAGCCAGACAAGTGTTATTGGGTGTTGACGAGTCACGCTTTCGCGAAAGCGTACTCATAAAAGCCAATCTCAAAAAAGACATCACCGTGCAATCCATCATACCTGAAAGCATGGATAAATTCCCATGGCGCGGTCATTTAGGGTTGCATTTGCTAAAAAATGTTGTCGAGATCATCAATTCCAGTCGGTCAACACTCATATTTACAAATACCAGAGCGCAATGTGAGCTTTGGTTTCAATCACTTATGTCTAAGCATCCAGAGTTTGCGGGTGAAGTGGCCATGCATCACGGTTCCATCAATAAAGAAACGCGTGTTTGGGTAGAAAATGCGATAAGAAATGAGTCATTAAAAGCCTGTGTTTGTACCTCATCACTGGATCTAGGTGTGGATTTTGCGCCAGTGGAAACCATTATCCAGGTAGGTGGCCCCAAAGGTGTTGCGCGATTTTTACAACGTGCAGGCAGATCAGGTCACAGGCCTGGCGAGACCAGTATGATTCACTTCCTGCCTACTCATGCGCTGGAACTGATTGAAGCAAGTGCTTTGCAAAAGGCCGTTTCTAGTCAGGCGGTTGAAGATCGATTGCCCTATTTACTATGCTACGATGTACTGATTCAATACTTATGTACGCTGGCTGTTTCAGGAGGTTTTTATCCCGACAATATTTTTCCTGAGGTCAAAAACACATTTTGTTATGCTAGTATAACCGATGAGGAATGGAAATGGTGCCTCAATTTTATCGTTTACGGTAGTGCCTCGTTGCAATCTTATGATGAGTATAAAAAAGTAAGCATTGATGATGATGGTAGGTATTACATAGACAGCAAGGCCATCGCCATGCGCCATCGCTTGCAAATGGGAACCATAGTCGGCGCGACAACGGTCACCGTGAAATATCAAACTGGTGGTTACATAGGATCAGTTGAAGAGTATTTCATCAGCAAACTGGATCGTGGCGATGTGTTTGTTTTTGCTGGAAGAACACTGGAATTCATTAGACTCAAAGGCATGGTGGCGCAAGTGCGCAATTCGACTAAAAAAACTAATACAGTATCTAATTGGCAAGGCAGCCGCTTACCGTTGAGTGCACAACTAGGCGAGCTGCTGCGTGACGAGATGGAAAACTTCCAGACGGGAAAGAAACGCACACCAGAAGTCAAAGCCCTCAAAGAAATTATCCAGCGGCAGCAATTGGAAAGTATCGTACCGCAAAAACATCAATTTTTGATAGAGACTTTTAAAACTCGTGAAGGCTATCATGCGGTGTTCTATCCTTTTGAAGGCAGATTTGTTCACGAGGCTATGTCAGGCATCATCGCTTACCGCATCAGTTTATTAAAACCTATTACGTTCTCGATTGCATTCAATGATTATGGTTTTGAACTATTGAGTGATCAGCCGTTTGATATGCAAGAGGTGCTGGATAATGACCTGCTAACACCAGACATGCTTACTGAGGACTTGCAATCCAGCATGAATGCGACTGAAATGGCCAGAAGGAAATTCCGTGATATTGCGGTGATCTCTGGGCTTGTATTTACGGGTTATCCAAACAAGGCTATTAAAACAGCTCACTTACAGAATAGCAGTCAGCTTCTTTTTGAAGTTTTTAGAGATAACGAGCCAGACAACTTGCTTTTCAAACAAGCCTATACGGAAACTTTTGAGCAAGCTATTGAAGAATATCGTCTACGTGAAGCGCTGGTGCGCATTCAAAATCAAGAAATTGTCTGGAAAGCCTGTGAAAAACCAACGCCTTTTTCATTCCCTATTATTACAGACCGCTTGCGCGAAAAACTGAGCAGCGAGAAATTAGCAGATCGTATCAAGCGCATGCAGCTGAAGTGGGAATGA